A single Anopheles funestus chromosome 2RL, idAnoFuneDA-416_04, whole genome shotgun sequence DNA region contains:
- the LOC125765478 gene encoding cuticle protein 21-like, with product MASKISLIAFALLLVNANAQQYGQQLGRRSQERLNQLRSYDDGVRSSRNYNDQYNEQRYSGRNQDQDLQDRRESDYDRDDYSYGYAVRDELSGDIKSQQEVRNGDRVRGQYRTLESDGTERIVDYTADDVRGFNAVVRHQPSVGSRAQLVHTLQPAVLLRQPTVGQLVSGNHRPALLTTPQQTSTVLLRN from the exons ATGGCTTCAAAG ATCTCGCTCATCGCATTTGCTCTGCTGCTGGTGAATGCTAATGCACAGCAGTACGGACAGCAGCTGGGTCGTCGATCACAAGAACGTTTGAACCAACTCCGATCCTATGACGATGGTGTACGATCCTCTCGCAACTATAATGATCAGTACAACGAGCAACGGTATTCGGGCCGCAACCAGGACCAGGATCTGCAGGATCGCCGTGAATCCGACTACGATCGCGATGACTACAGCTATGGATACGCTGTGCGCGATGAGCTTTCGGGAGACATCAAGAGCCAGCAGGAAGTGCGCAACGGCGATAGGGTACGAGGCCAGTACCGCACATTGGAATCGGACGGCACGGAACGTATCGTCGACTATACGGCGGACGATGTACGCGGATTCAACGCAGTCGTACGTCATCAGCCATCGGTTGGATCGAGAGCACAGCTCGTCCACACCCTGCAGCCAGCCGTCCTGCTTAGACAGCCGACCGTCGGACAGCTGGTTTCGGGCAACCATCGTCCCGCTCTGCTCACCACTCCTCAGCAAACTTCCACCGTTCTGCTGCGCAACTGA